A window from Aliamphritea hakodatensis encodes these proteins:
- a CDS encoding polyamine ABC transporter substrate-binding protein produces the protein MPLKIRSAMFSLAISLPAQADTLRLLNWDDYLSEHVLTQWQASGHDIESVLIDNDETRDAVLLNSADNLIDLAVIDETVSKQFGNEGRLVEVSEANVPSLAHVEPFWRERCGNYAVPYLWGTLGIAYRADKVTPAPTSWHDLLQPDDALKGHIGMMDDHVDMLAPALFANGHSLNSENEAELKQAFATLRQQAPHILTYEYPITYLGNSPNAGQLHMAMVYGGDQYSMNLKTGPKIQWKYVVPEEGTILWVDCIAVTTSSDNQVLALEFLDFINRPAIAAQSAEDLYFATPNAAAKPLLSDAFRQNSEVFPADDIIRRSQLYRELSRDNVQLRLRITNAVINIYESRKTH, from the coding sequence ATGCCACTCAAGATACGCTCAGCCATGTTCAGTTTAGCAATCTCACTGCCCGCGCAGGCAGACACATTGCGGTTACTGAACTGGGATGACTATCTCAGCGAGCACGTACTCACTCAGTGGCAGGCCTCAGGCCACGACATCGAATCGGTACTGATAGATAACGATGAAACCCGGGACGCCGTCCTGCTAAACTCAGCAGACAATCTGATTGATCTGGCAGTCATTGACGAAACTGTCAGCAAGCAGTTTGGCAACGAAGGCCGGTTAGTTGAAGTCAGCGAAGCCAATGTGCCCTCCCTCGCACACGTCGAGCCATTCTGGCGGGAACGCTGCGGCAACTATGCGGTACCCTACCTCTGGGGCACACTGGGCATTGCTTACCGTGCCGATAAAGTTACCCCAGCGCCCACCTCCTGGCACGACCTTCTACAACCCGATGACGCCCTCAAAGGTCATATAGGCATGATGGATGATCACGTTGACATGCTGGCACCCGCGCTGTTTGCCAACGGCCATTCACTCAACAGTGAAAACGAAGCCGAGCTGAAGCAGGCATTTGCCACCCTCAGACAACAGGCCCCGCACATCCTGACCTACGAATACCCGATCACTTATCTGGGCAACAGCCCAAACGCCGGTCAGTTACATATGGCCATGGTCTACGGCGGTGATCAGTACAGCATGAACCTTAAAACCGGCCCGAAAATCCAGTGGAAATATGTTGTTCCAGAAGAAGGGACCATCCTGTGGGTAGACTGCATTGCCGTTACGACAAGCTCAGACAATCAGGTACTGGCACTGGAATTTCTGGACTTTATCAACCGCCCGGCCATCGCGGCGCAAAGTGCGGAAGACCTCTACTTCGCCACACCCAATGCCGCGGCAAAACCTTTACTGAGTGACGCGTTCCGGCAAAATTCCGAAGTCTTTCCGGCCGATGATATTATCCGCCGCAGCCAGCTCTACCGGGAACTGAGCCGCGACAATGTTCAACTGCGCCTGCGCATCACCAACGCTGTGATAAATATCTATGAATCTCGGAAAACGCACTAG
- a CDS encoding putative bifunctional diguanylate cyclase/phosphodiesterase has product MNLGKRTSLLILPVIIISYTMIAWIIYERESRSLQALEKNRLEQRASLIGFTFNAYNNFLDTYLTSLTEGNVLAAYLRNTNNVYREKMLTGHLEAAISRGRQGRQTFASLSIFDSNNALKLYIENSTDPFATIRPEQIRIATEMVNQKLRKKWEHTTSDNGQSAIRQGTAIDAKTLLTPTLLQAESTYRIIVTARPDKFDDLLKTTQTEYQAKLRYFGIDNPLETPPQGLSATVKLSQNYSLLIQPSETYLASLLSQLQIRLLASMAAGVLITFILLQLLIRRYITNPIVRLDEQLTDVIARKKDNIDFPYAEDEVGRLGRKFHDLYEKLNQAFQESFLQARIDALTQLPNRVGFHEAAEKLLLDAEKHQQQFSIIYIDIDNFKFVNDKYGHEIGDELLKAIAAKFNHLITIALKRDDMPFVYRLSGDEFIIILPEYDSNSASQICNKILKLFTNGFNFERGHFAVTASLGLASFPQDGSSITQLISNADLAMYQAKNTGKNRLAHYSNELAKNDRQLKEIEFLLKEINPHEELSLNYMPVIDHADNVKGCEALLRWHSPQIGPVSPAVFIPIAEETGVFEMIDLWVIEQSFKDYPQLQNILGEALQVSINISSAEVHSDNFIHKLKALCHQYSITPGNFILEITETFAMEQSSKAIQWLERLRLLGFKIAIDDFGTGYTSLMQMVDYPVDIIKFDKQLVERITQTERRHLAKALIDLCHIQSIQVVAEGIETSEQSRCLWQADCDIQQGFLIAKPMPIGTLKNWLEEHSYLERVV; this is encoded by the coding sequence ATGAATCTCGGAAAACGCACTAGTTTACTGATCCTGCCGGTGATCATCATCAGCTACACAATGATCGCCTGGATAATCTACGAACGGGAATCAAGGTCGTTACAGGCACTTGAAAAAAACCGCCTGGAACAGCGTGCCAGCCTGATCGGCTTTACCTTTAACGCCTATAACAACTTTCTCGATACTTACCTGACATCGTTAACCGAAGGGAACGTACTGGCCGCTTACCTGCGCAACACCAACAATGTCTACCGGGAAAAAATGCTCACTGGCCATCTGGAGGCTGCCATCAGCCGGGGCCGGCAGGGGCGGCAAACCTTTGCATCGCTGAGTATTTTCGACAGCAACAATGCCCTTAAACTCTACATCGAAAACAGCACTGACCCTTTTGCAACCATCCGGCCAGAACAAATCCGCATCGCCACCGAAATGGTCAATCAAAAACTGCGTAAAAAATGGGAACACACAACCTCCGACAACGGCCAGTCAGCCATCCGCCAGGGCACTGCCATCGATGCAAAAACCCTGCTGACCCCCACCCTGTTACAAGCCGAAAGCACTTACCGCATCATCGTCACCGCACGGCCGGATAAATTCGATGATCTGCTGAAAACAACACAAACAGAATATCAGGCTAAACTGCGCTATTTCGGTATCGACAACCCACTGGAAACACCGCCGCAGGGGCTGAGCGCCACGGTAAAACTGTCACAGAATTACTCCTTGCTGATCCAGCCTTCTGAAACATATCTGGCCTCTCTGCTCAGCCAGCTACAGATACGCCTGCTAGCCAGCATGGCCGCCGGGGTACTGATAACATTCATCCTGTTGCAGCTGCTGATACGCCGCTATATTACTAACCCCATCGTCCGCCTGGATGAACAGCTCACCGACGTTATCGCCCGCAAAAAAGACAACATTGACTTCCCCTACGCCGAAGACGAAGTGGGCCGGCTGGGCCGCAAATTCCACGACCTCTACGAAAAACTTAATCAGGCATTTCAGGAAAGCTTCCTGCAGGCCCGGATCGACGCCCTTACCCAGCTCCCTAACCGGGTTGGGTTTCACGAAGCTGCGGAAAAACTGCTGCTCGATGCTGAAAAACACCAACAGCAATTCAGCATTATTTACATCGACATCGACAACTTTAAATTCGTTAACGATAAATACGGCCATGAAATCGGTGATGAACTGCTCAAAGCCATCGCAGCCAAGTTTAACCATCTGATCACCATCGCCCTGAAACGGGATGATATGCCCTTTGTATACCGGCTCTCCGGTGATGAATTCATCATCATACTGCCCGAATACGACAGCAACAGCGCCAGCCAGATCTGCAATAAAATCCTCAAACTGTTTACCAACGGATTCAACTTCGAACGGGGGCACTTTGCTGTCACAGCCAGCCTTGGGCTGGCCAGTTTTCCACAGGACGGCAGCAGCATCACCCAGCTGATTTCCAACGCAGACCTGGCCATGTATCAGGCGAAAAATACCGGTAAAAACCGGCTGGCCCACTACTCCAATGAACTGGCCAAAAACGATCGGCAACTGAAAGAAATCGAATTTCTGCTGAAAGAAATTAACCCGCATGAAGAACTCTCCCTGAACTACATGCCGGTGATTGATCATGCCGACAATGTCAAAGGGTGTGAAGCCCTGCTGCGCTGGCACTCGCCCCAGATCGGCCCGGTATCCCCGGCAGTGTTCATCCCTATCGCAGAAGAAACCGGCGTTTTCGAAATGATCGACCTGTGGGTCATCGAACAGAGCTTTAAGGATTACCCACAACTGCAAAATATTCTGGGGGAAGCGTTACAGGTATCGATTAACATCTCCTCGGCTGAAGTGCATTCCGATAACTTCATCCATAAACTCAAAGCCCTGTGTCATCAGTACAGCATCACCCCCGGCAACTTCATTCTTGAGATTACCGAAACCTTCGCCATGGAACAAAGCTCCAAGGCCATCCAGTGGCTGGAACGACTCCGCCTGCTGGGGTTCAAAATTGCCATCGACGACTTCGGCACCGGCTACACCAGTCTGATGCAGATGGTGGACTACCCGGTAGATATCATTAAATTCGACAAACAACTGGTCGAGCGCATCACCCAGACAGAACGCCGCCATCTGGCAAAAGCACTGATCGATCTCTGCCATATACAGAGCATACAGGTGGTCGCAGAAGGCATTGAAACCAGCGAACAAAGCCGTTGCCTGTGGCAGGCAGACTGCGACATACAGCAAGGCTTTCTTATTGCCAAACCCATGCCCATCGGCACCCTGAAAAACTGGCTGGAAGAGCACAGCTATCTGGAACGGGTGGTATAA